One stretch of Chthoniobacterales bacterium DNA includes these proteins:
- a CDS encoding type III pantothenate kinase produces MRAARKRQTEYLLVDISNSFAKIAFATRNRIEKPARHPTNQLTAKAIRQILCGRTVATIVVSSVVPQKNKVITAAAGSARTLFLSPKLDLGVGIDYPAPRSIGADRLANAAAVAQLYGYPAIVVDFGTAVTFDVVSAAGNYVGGVIAPGLEAMTNFLYQRTALLPRLKLSEPARAIGKTTRDAMMSGAVFGYRGLVHEILDRLICENFPRKRPRMVATGGYAQLIARKLPEIEAVHPNLTLEGLRIIANRNV; encoded by the coding sequence ATGCGTGCGGCCAGGAAAAGACAGACCGAATATCTGCTGGTCGACATCAGCAATTCCTTCGCAAAAATTGCCTTCGCGACCCGGAATCGGATTGAAAAACCGGCGCGTCATCCGACAAACCAGCTCACCGCGAAAGCCATCCGCCAGATTCTGTGTGGCCGAACGGTGGCGACGATCGTTGTCTCCTCAGTTGTCCCTCAAAAAAACAAAGTCATCACCGCGGCGGCCGGTTCTGCGCGCACTCTTTTTCTAAGTCCGAAACTTGATCTTGGCGTCGGGATTGATTATCCCGCGCCGCGATCCATTGGTGCGGATCGTCTCGCGAATGCGGCGGCGGTTGCTCAATTGTACGGTTACCCCGCGATCGTGGTGGACTTCGGTACGGCCGTCACCTTCGATGTCGTTTCGGCCGCCGGGAATTATGTCGGCGGGGTGATTGCCCCCGGTCTCGAGGCGATGACGAATTTTCTTTATCAGCGGACAGCGTTGCTGCCTCGGCTGAAACTGAGCGAGCCTGCGCGGGCGATCGGGAAAACAACCCGGGACGCCATGATGTCCGGCGCCGTTTTTGGATATCGGGGCCTGGTCCACGAGATCCTTGATCGCCTCATTTGTGAGAATTTTCCGCGGAAAAGGCCGCGAATGGTTGCAACCGGCGGGTATGCTCAATTGATCGCGCGAAAATTGCCAGAAATCGAAGCGGTCCACCCGAACTTGACGCTGGAAGGGTTGCGGATCATCGCGAATCGGAATGTCTGA
- a CDS encoding tetratricopeptide repeat protein: MNIRKFATITVLVLSSFAATNVAPTKAELESMYDKAFREFNANNYPQALKELDAIDARQPDLAESQNLRGVILMRQAQYDEAEAALQKALATDPKFWNARFNLAEIPFLRKDWAEARKRFEGLLQGNAELQGEASQLIQYKVLLTYLLEGKENMVDSILAKFELSPDTPAVHYSNAAIAFQHKNEKEANDLLAAAEKKFSPQLNKLFAESLYEVGWMQKPAGQTRVALEITTEAERQAKAKAMATEKFEAAEQAFQQRDLTAARRLVDEADAADPNQPATINLRGEILLAQKDFDGAEAAFKQAAKIDPKFREAQYNLAQIPFKKKDYTKARERYEALFNSTPSPGGDKNQAAQIIKFKIYLTLLLEGKDSRAQKMMEQFQFTGDTPALYYAQAAWEFKHNNTAKANDWIVSARKIYSPALNLVFADSFYDLGWIQQNVAAAPVAPSKEVAKVESTPSIEPSPIPAPALALNKSAKQPAETAPQKAPPQVSSTDATTANAKTEKPPAPVTTNSPSVETPVVSNALPSETRAPLPPEPASSPATAPETATAKTEQSPATGPATSMAKTEQSPATGPATSNAVTQKTSPATSPANKVAPAPATTTTTSATTPATVMVPATVQTVGENPDRFNYNSLLFGGLITAALLILAWVGYSEFRRRVSVSVYRSPAPATGPSFDAVEAPATEQKLAAPKRLAGGPPQVSLHLKASEPSVRRAAVPFGKTNRPFGTNGGTTPAGLGAAIENLVPRAPVSEPEPERVETPAIEPVSEIVSAPEPVASPKANRDFASFAPIPEFSSVGEPKVIEPAVVEENVQAISSFAEIPAALPEEPIVAELPAAAMAEEPVVAEIPAALPEEPVAAELPASMLEEPVVAEVPAVSEEVPFVPEVPAWTPPAMPEPVWAPLSFQESVPVFEAPAPFEASAPIEEAAVPVAETAESFESVGEPIFAAPEIVAAPPPEEIEKTWEPELEPVAQGQPIPYQVPAFSTDSPMAEITKPEPEALPAHLAQDVVPGTTMAGIGALRHSVESPSFAPQVISTEPLAQQPTIPATMPQPNQPTPAPAIRPAPMMGGAPQSQPASGMQTAVQLTFSFEIASLQLTPSFKMGALQLKPTSKIVTMRLAPSQQPQPAMNLQVTFEVSTVQAAGGGIGQIRLTPSQQQRPSVISSPAFNIAGLQLLSGTDAGAVQLTPSQQGQASVHVTGRFQIATVEFSPSFEIASIVLNSTSKSVSVQLPGAGPSAVEGAPVFEIANVQISPNGEIGMMQLNAQGAGPKAA, from the coding sequence ATGAACATTCGGAAATTCGCGACGATTACGGTCCTGGTCCTCAGCTCTTTTGCGGCGACAAATGTTGCCCCCACCAAGGCGGAGCTCGAGTCGATGTATGACAAGGCTTTCCGGGAATTCAACGCCAACAATTATCCCCAGGCACTGAAGGAACTCGACGCGATCGATGCCCGCCAGCCGGATTTGGCCGAATCCCAAAACCTGCGCGGTGTCATCCTGATGCGGCAGGCCCAATACGATGAGGCCGAGGCCGCGCTCCAAAAGGCGCTCGCGACCGACCCGAAATTCTGGAATGCCCGGTTCAACCTGGCTGAGATCCCGTTTTTGCGGAAAGACTGGGCTGAGGCGCGGAAAAGATTTGAGGGTCTGCTCCAGGGAAATGCCGAGCTCCAGGGCGAAGCGTCGCAGCTCATCCAATACAAAGTCCTCCTGACTTATCTGCTCGAAGGGAAGGAGAACATGGTCGATTCGATTCTGGCGAAGTTTGAACTCTCGCCCGATACCCCGGCCGTCCATTACTCGAATGCGGCCATCGCTTTCCAGCACAAAAACGAAAAGGAAGCGAACGATCTCTTGGCAGCGGCGGAGAAGAAATTCTCACCTCAGCTGAACAAGCTTTTTGCCGAATCTCTTTACGAGGTCGGCTGGATGCAAAAGCCGGCGGGCCAAACACGGGTGGCTTTGGAAATCACCACGGAAGCGGAACGTCAGGCGAAAGCCAAGGCGATGGCCACGGAAAAATTTGAGGCAGCTGAGCAGGCTTTTCAGCAGCGCGATCTGACCGCCGCCCGCCGCCTAGTGGACGAAGCCGACGCGGCCGATCCCAACCAGCCCGCGACAATCAATCTCCGGGGCGAAATTCTGCTGGCCCAGAAAGACTTCGACGGGGCGGAAGCCGCGTTCAAGCAAGCGGCCAAGATCGATCCGAAATTCCGGGAAGCGCAGTACAACCTCGCGCAGATCCCCTTCAAGAAAAAGGATTACACCAAGGCGCGCGAACGATATGAGGCGCTCTTCAACTCCACGCCTTCACCGGGCGGCGACAAGAACCAGGCTGCCCAGATCATCAAGTTCAAAATTTACCTGACGCTGCTGCTCGAGGGCAAGGACAGCCGCGCTCAGAAGATGATGGAGCAATTCCAGTTTACGGGCGATACCCCGGCGCTCTACTACGCCCAGGCCGCCTGGGAGTTCAAACATAACAACACCGCGAAAGCGAATGATTGGATCGTTTCCGCCCGGAAAATTTATTCCCCGGCGCTAAACCTCGTGTTCGCCGATTCCTTCTACGATCTCGGCTGGATCCAGCAAAACGTGGCGGCCGCGCCAGTCGCTCCATCCAAGGAAGTGGCCAAGGTGGAATCGACGCCTTCGATTGAGCCAAGCCCCATTCCGGCGCCTGCGCTGGCTTTGAACAAATCCGCCAAGCAGCCGGCCGAAACGGCGCCGCAGAAAGCGCCACCGCAGGTTTCCAGCACGGACGCGACGACCGCGAACGCCAAGACCGAGAAGCCGCCCGCGCCTGTAACGACCAATTCGCCGAGCGTGGAAACGCCGGTAGTCTCGAACGCATTGCCGTCCGAAACGCGCGCGCCACTTCCGCCTGAACCTGCTTCCAGTCCCGCCACTGCGCCTGAAACCGCTACCGCGAAGACAGAGCAAAGCCCGGCTACAGGACCAGCGACCTCGATGGCGAAGACGGAGCAAAGTCCGGCGACCGGCCCGGCGACGTCGAACGCCGTTACCCAAAAGACCAGCCCGGCCACTTCACCCGCAAACAAAGTTGCCCCAGCGCCCGCAACGACGACGACCACTTCCGCCACCACACCGGCCACCGTAATGGTGCCCGCAACCGTGCAGACCGTGGGCGAGAATCCGGATCGTTTCAATTACAACAGCTTGCTGTTCGGCGGCCTGATTACAGCCGCACTTCTCATCCTCGCCTGGGTTGGATATTCTGAGTTTCGCCGTCGCGTCAGCGTTTCGGTTTACCGTTCTCCCGCGCCCGCCACCGGCCCGAGTTTCGATGCGGTTGAGGCGCCGGCTACCGAGCAGAAATTGGCAGCTCCCAAGCGCCTTGCCGGCGGACCTCCGCAAGTCTCGCTGCATCTCAAAGCCTCCGAACCTTCTGTCCGCCGCGCCGCGGTTCCTTTTGGCAAAACGAATCGGCCTTTTGGCACAAATGGCGGAACGACTCCGGCTGGACTCGGCGCCGCCATCGAGAATTTGGTTCCACGCGCTCCAGTTTCAGAACCGGAGCCGGAGCGGGTCGAGACGCCTGCAATCGAGCCGGTCTCGGAAATCGTGTCGGCGCCGGAACCGGTGGCCAGCCCCAAGGCCAATCGCGACTTCGCTTCGTTCGCGCCGATACCGGAGTTCAGTTCTGTCGGCGAACCGAAAGTCATCGAGCCCGCGGTTGTGGAGGAAAACGTTCAGGCCATTTCGAGCTTTGCAGAAATTCCGGCCGCGCTGCCGGAAGAACCGATCGTCGCCGAACTCCCGGCGGCCGCGATGGCGGAAGAACCGGTTGTGGCCGAAATTCCGGCCGCGCTGCCGGAAGAACCAGTCGCCGCCGAACTCCCCGCCTCGATGCTGGAAGAGCCAGTCGTCGCCGAAGTCCCTGCGGTGTCGGAGGAGGTGCCGTTTGTTCCCGAAGTTCCGGCTTGGACGCCGCCGGCAATGCCCGAGCCTGTTTGGGCCCCGCTTTCGTTCCAGGAATCCGTGCCGGTGTTCGAAGCCCCGGCTCCATTCGAGGCGTCCGCTCCAATCGAAGAAGCCGCCGTGCCGGTCGCCGAAACTGCAGAATCATTCGAATCGGTCGGTGAACCGATTTTCGCGGCTCCGGAGATCGTGGCCGCGCCTCCGCCGGAGGAGATCGAGAAAACTTGGGAGCCGGAGCTAGAACCAGTTGCACAAGGCCAACCTATCCCGTATCAAGTTCCCGCGTTTTCAACCGATTCGCCCATGGCCGAAATCACCAAACCGGAACCGGAAGCCCTTCCGGCCCATCTAGCCCAGGACGTTGTCCCCGGGACGACGATGGCCGGGATCGGCGCTCTTCGTCATTCTGTCGAATCGCCGTCGTTTGCGCCTCAAGTCATATCCACCGAGCCTTTAGCTCAGCAGCCAACCATACCAGCCACCATGCCTCAACCGAACCAACCAACACCCGCTCCCGCAATTCGCCCAGCTCCAATGATGGGGGGCGCTCCGCAATCTCAACCCGCCAGCGGCATGCAAACCGCAGTGCAGCTGACGTTCTCGTTTGAGATCGCGTCGCTGCAACTTACGCCGAGCTTTAAGATGGGCGCGCTCCAGCTCAAGCCGACCTCGAAGATCGTCACCATGCGTCTGGCGCCCTCGCAACAGCCGCAGCCGGCGATGAATCTCCAAGTCACGTTCGAAGTCTCCACCGTGCAGGCCGCGGGTGGTGGCATCGGTCAGATTCGGCTTACTCCGTCACAACAGCAACGGCCCAGCGTGATCAGCTCGCCCGCCTTTAATATTGCCGGACTCCAGCTTCTTTCCGGCACGGATGCCGGCGCGGTTCAGCTCACCCCTTCGCAACAAGGGCAGGCTTCCGTCCATGTCACGGGGCGGTTCCAAATCGCGACCGTGGAATTCTCGCCGTCGTTCGAGATTGCTTCGATCGTCCTGAACTCCACTTCCAAGAGTGTGTCGGTGCAATTGCCAGGCGCAGGTCCGAGCGCGGTTGAAGGCGCGCCGGTCTTCGAGATTGCCAACGTCCAGATCTCCCCGAATGGCGAGATCGGCATGATGCAGCTCAACGCGCAGGGCGCGGGCCCGAAAGCGGCGTAA
- a CDS encoding aminopeptidase yields the protein MHDPRFDKLAKILVEYSTRLKRNETVLIETFDVPDEMTIALVRAARKAGAIPFAQVLRSRVNRALALDATERQLSITAAHELARMKKMDAYIAIRGANNVTELSDVPPEQMKLSAKKMRPVTDWRVQKTKWVVLRWPSPSMAQLASMSSEAFEDFYFDVCTLDYRKLQPGMKALKALMDKTDRVEIKGPGTDLRFSIKGIGSVICGGDRNIPDGEVFSCPVKDSVQGHVLFNAPTIYQGTGFDSIRLEFKDGKIVKATSNLTEKLNKILDSDPGARYIGEFSLGFNPYVLHPMRDILFDEKIAGSFHFTPGQAYEDADNGNRSQVHWDMVNIQRPDYGGGEVYFDGKLIRRDGEFLPAPLRSLNRGRFTKK from the coding sequence ATGCATGACCCGCGCTTTGACAAACTCGCCAAAATCCTGGTCGAATATTCGACCAGATTGAAGCGGAACGAAACCGTCCTGATCGAGACTTTCGACGTGCCGGACGAAATGACGATCGCGTTGGTGCGGGCTGCGCGAAAGGCCGGAGCGATTCCTTTCGCCCAGGTGCTGCGATCCCGAGTTAACCGGGCGCTAGCGCTCGACGCGACGGAGCGCCAATTAAGTATCACCGCCGCTCATGAATTGGCTCGGATGAAAAAAATGGACGCCTACATCGCTATCCGCGGCGCAAATAACGTCACGGAATTGTCCGATGTTCCTCCGGAGCAAATGAAGTTGAGCGCAAAGAAGATGCGGCCGGTGACCGACTGGCGGGTCCAGAAAACAAAATGGGTCGTGCTGCGGTGGCCTTCGCCTTCCATGGCCCAGCTTGCTTCCATGAGCAGCGAAGCGTTCGAAGATTTCTATTTCGATGTTTGCACGCTCGATTACCGGAAATTGCAGCCGGGCATGAAAGCGCTCAAGGCGCTCATGGACAAGACCGACCGGGTGGAGATCAAGGGTCCCGGAACGGACTTGCGCTTCAGCATCAAAGGCATCGGCTCCGTGATTTGCGGAGGCGACCGGAACATCCCGGATGGCGAGGTTTTCAGTTGCCCGGTCAAGGATTCCGTCCAAGGGCACGTCCTCTTCAATGCGCCCACCATTTATCAGGGCACCGGTTTCGACAGCATCCGGCTGGAGTTCAAGGATGGGAAGATTGTGAAGGCGACGAGCAATCTGACCGAGAAGTTGAACAAGATTCTCGATTCCGATCCGGGGGCCCGGTATATCGGCGAATTCTCGCTCGGCTTTAACCCGTATGTCCTGCACCCGATGCGCGACATTCTCTTCGACGAGAAAATTGCCGGGTCCTTTCATTTCACTCCCGGTCAGGCCTACGAAGACGCGGACAATGGCAATCGCAGCCAGGTGCATTGGGACATGGTCAATATCCAGCGTCCTGATTACGGCGGCGGTGAGGTCTACTTCGATGGAAAACTCATCCGCCGCGATGGTGAATTTCTTCCCGCTCCCTTGCGGTCGCTGAATCGCGGACGGTTCACGAAGAAGTAA
- the rsmB gene encoding 16S rRNA (cytosine(967)-C(5))-methyltransferase RsmB, whose product MSNTSSRALALAALQEWRSSETFADAILSRRLRASELMPADRGFATELFYGVIRNIALLDFWIASLRPVNLDPDARDILRLGLYQLFFLETPEHAAVFETVALASTRLRSLVNAILRNALRQKELLLARAGQQDLSIRSSHPQFLIQRWAHNFGEKNAAALCEWNNLPAPIYARVNLLKTSLENFVSRHPEVEALPENANFMRLKSIPGEALAAGHCYIQDPSTALACRLLDPKPGERVLDACAAPGGKTGLLAELMRNQGAIVACDRDAGRIQTLQDNLDRLGVGVVRVAQHDWTTGQALPEPWVTCPFDRILIDAPCSNTGVMRRRVDLRWRLSPKDFSRMPHEQLRIVRAIIPLLKAGGALVYSTCSIEPEENEKVIDAILREFSFLQLTEQRSLLPFRDGFDGAYAGKLVRAE is encoded by the coding sequence ATGTCAAACACGAGTTCACGCGCTCTGGCGCTGGCCGCGCTCCAGGAATGGCGCAGCAGCGAAACCTTTGCGGATGCAATTCTCTCGCGCCGGTTGCGCGCGAGTGAGCTGATGCCTGCCGATCGTGGATTCGCCACGGAGCTCTTTTACGGAGTCATCCGCAATATCGCACTGCTCGATTTTTGGATCGCTTCGCTGCGGCCGGTGAATTTGGATCCCGATGCCCGGGACATCCTGCGGCTCGGTCTCTACCAGCTCTTTTTCCTGGAGACCCCGGAGCATGCCGCGGTTTTCGAGACCGTCGCGCTGGCCAGCACGAGATTGCGATCCCTGGTCAATGCCATTTTGCGCAATGCTCTTCGCCAAAAGGAGCTGCTTCTGGCTCGTGCGGGCCAGCAGGACCTCAGCATCAGAAGCTCGCATCCTCAATTCCTGATCCAGCGCTGGGCCCACAACTTTGGAGAGAAAAACGCCGCTGCCCTTTGTGAATGGAACAACCTTCCAGCTCCAATATATGCCCGCGTTAATCTGCTAAAAACTTCGTTGGAGAACTTCGTCAGCCGACACCCTGAAGTCGAAGCACTGCCCGAAAATGCGAACTTCATGCGCCTGAAGAGTATTCCCGGCGAGGCGCTGGCCGCCGGACATTGCTACATTCAGGACCCCAGCACGGCGCTCGCCTGCCGGCTGCTCGATCCCAAACCCGGCGAGAGAGTGCTCGACGCTTGCGCTGCGCCTGGAGGCAAAACCGGTCTGCTCGCCGAGCTAATGAGAAATCAGGGGGCGATCGTGGCCTGCGATCGTGACGCCGGCCGAATCCAAACGCTCCAGGATAATCTGGACCGCCTCGGCGTCGGAGTCGTCCGAGTGGCGCAACACGATTGGACCACGGGCCAGGCCCTGCCGGAACCGTGGGTAACTTGTCCGTTCGATCGGATCCTGATTGATGCGCCTTGCAGCAATACCGGGGTGATGCGGCGCCGGGTCGATCTCCGCTGGCGGTTGAGCCCGAAAGATTTCTCGCGCATGCCGCACGAGCAGCTTCGCATTGTTCGCGCGATCATTCCGCTGCTCAAAGCGGGAGGAGCTTTGGTCTATAGCACGTGCAGCATCGAACCGGAGGAAAACGAGAAGGTCATCGACGCGATCCTGCGTGAGTTTTCGTTCCTTCAACTGACCGAGCAACGTTCGCTGCTCCCCTTCCGTGATGGATTCGATGGCGCTTACGCCGGCAAACTCGTGCGCGCTGAGTGA
- a CDS encoding UDP-glucose/GDP-mannose dehydrogenase family protein, protein MDISIIGSGYVGLVTGACFADVGHNVICVDNDPRRVEALQAGKVPIYEPGLEEVIHRNVSARRLRFTGSIQEGVDNSQIVFIAVPTPQQPDGSVDLSFIEKVAREIAGVLTSYRVIVDKSTVPVKTGEKVRESIKRYNRHGAEFDVVSNPEFLREGCAVADLMQPDRIVIGAESEHAIDLMKKVYEPFMAPILVTDINSAELIKHAANSFLALKISYINAVSAICEASGADVEKVADGIGMDRRIGRNFLNAGIGYGGSCFPKDLAAFITISEQLGVPFNLLKEVQRINAEQKNRFLKSLRAALWVLREKKIAVWGLTFKPDTDDLRSSVAIDLVADMIKEGAQVTVYDPKGMEKARSLEAIAGAKFAGSALETVEGAEALVIATEWAEFANIDLAVVKEKMTTPIVFDGRNLFDPETMAKLGFHYHSIGRASAKPRGS, encoded by the coding sequence ATGGACATCTCCATTATCGGTTCAGGTTATGTGGGTCTCGTTACCGGGGCTTGTTTTGCGGACGTGGGCCACAACGTCATCTGCGTGGATAACGATCCGCGCCGGGTAGAGGCGTTGCAGGCCGGCAAAGTGCCCATTTACGAGCCGGGCCTGGAAGAAGTGATTCACCGGAACGTTTCCGCCCGGCGGCTCCGCTTTACCGGAAGCATCCAGGAAGGGGTCGATAACTCACAGATCGTGTTCATCGCCGTCCCCACCCCGCAGCAACCGGACGGCAGCGTCGACCTCAGTTTTATCGAAAAGGTCGCGAGAGAAATTGCGGGCGTTTTGACCAGCTATCGCGTCATCGTGGACAAGAGCACCGTGCCGGTAAAAACCGGCGAGAAGGTGCGCGAATCAATCAAGCGCTATAACCGGCATGGCGCTGAATTTGACGTCGTCAGCAACCCGGAGTTCCTGCGCGAAGGCTGCGCCGTCGCGGACTTGATGCAGCCGGACCGCATCGTGATCGGCGCCGAGAGCGAACATGCGATCGACCTCATGAAAAAAGTCTACGAGCCTTTCATGGCGCCGATTCTGGTCACGGACATCAATAGTGCTGAGTTGATCAAGCACGCCGCCAATTCTTTCCTGGCGCTAAAGATTTCATACATCAACGCGGTTTCGGCGATCTGTGAGGCGAGCGGAGCCGACGTCGAAAAGGTGGCGGACGGCATCGGGATGGATCGCCGGATCGGACGGAATTTTCTCAACGCGGGAATCGGTTACGGCGGCTCCTGTTTTCCGAAGGACCTCGCCGCGTTCATTACGATCAGCGAACAGCTGGGCGTTCCTTTCAACCTGCTCAAAGAAGTGCAGCGGATCAACGCCGAGCAAAAGAACCGGTTTTTGAAATCGCTCCGGGCAGCGCTCTGGGTTTTGCGCGAGAAAAAAATCGCGGTTTGGGGACTGACTTTCAAACCCGACACCGATGACCTTAGATCTTCCGTCGCAATCGATCTCGTGGCGGACATGATTAAGGAAGGCGCTCAGGTCACGGTTTACGATCCGAAAGGAATGGAAAAGGCGCGCTCGCTCGAGGCGATCGCCGGAGCGAAATTCGCGGGCTCGGCGCTGGAAACGGTGGAAGGCGCTGAAGCGCTGGTCATTGCCACGGAATGGGCGGAATTTGCCAACATCGATCTGGCAGTAGTGAAGGAAAAGATGACCACGCCGATAGTTTTCGACGGACGCAATCTGTTCGATCCCGAAACCATGGCGAAACTCGGCTTCCACTATCACTCAATTGGCCGCGCGAGTGCAAAACCGCGTGGATCGTAA
- the lptD gene encoding LPS assembly protein LptD, which translates to MRRLFLPFFGLLCAASLAQAELGTEKQPLEISATGDTNYENGIATAHGNVAIHAGDADIYADSVRYNPKTHEVLAEGNVRIYRTQGLFVGDRAIYNTETKKIQAVDMRTDKTPYLVSGENVTSISEDAYLVSKGSFTTHDSSKPDFRLQAKKIRVYEHDRVVFSNVVFYVRNVPIFWWPYLYQSLDDSFTYMISPAYLSSWGPSLLGRISMPITDDIKADIRLDYRSRRGLAFGFDPYIRFGENKRSWARIRTYLLKDENPDINRTSAVRPDIPENRYRVSIQSRTLFTEDIYGIANITKLSDEFVLQDFFQGEFQLNPQPDNIVAVTKSNPNYTLTMLGRFQANEFYETTERLPEIVLDVKRMPIFGGPIFYEGETGIADLHRSFEEDSPKHDYSTLRLDSFHQFTFPTTLFGWLSVVPRVGFRATYYDKTRDVTKTDIMPSDNPFIPDFLNVDLTDKVVFAGNKLRTVFNGGIESSFKVTRTWDGAQSSAVGLDGLKHVIQPFVNFSWVSTSANDPASILQFDRYQPSTQLRPIDFPQFTTIDSIDNWTILRFGVRNRLLTRRDDFTVSWMDIETYMDVNFDNPFDKTQYSNLFNRLNFTPVPWMSFGVSSQVPLFEKGFTEVNTSINVQPIANLQLSFAHRYLNQNPFFDNSSLYVFGGFYRIDDNWGIGISEQYEGTSGVLEQQRYSIYRDLTSWVASVGAIIRDNGGVKEYGVLLTFTLKALPKFSFDLNFDPGGAEQTQ; encoded by the coding sequence ATGCGTAGGCTGTTTTTACCTTTTTTTGGCCTTCTTTGCGCCGCTTCCCTGGCCCAAGCGGAGCTGGGCACGGAGAAACAGCCTCTCGAAATATCCGCCACCGGCGACACCAATTACGAGAACGGCATCGCCACTGCCCACGGCAACGTGGCCATTCACGCCGGTGATGCCGATATTTACGCCGATTCCGTCCGCTACAACCCCAAGACCCACGAGGTCCTGGCGGAGGGAAATGTCCGGATTTATCGCACCCAGGGGCTGTTCGTCGGCGACCGCGCGATTTACAACACCGAAACCAAAAAAATCCAGGCGGTCGACATGCGGACCGACAAGACGCCGTATCTGGTCAGCGGAGAGAATGTCACTTCCATCTCGGAAGACGCCTATCTGGTTTCGAAAGGTTCCTTCACCACCCACGATTCCTCGAAGCCGGATTTCCGTCTCCAGGCCAAAAAGATTCGAGTGTATGAGCACGACCGGGTGGTCTTTTCGAACGTGGTTTTTTACGTCCGGAACGTCCCGATCTTTTGGTGGCCCTATCTCTACCAATCGCTCGACGACTCTTTCACCTACATGATTTCCCCGGCCTACCTGAGCTCCTGGGGCCCATCTCTTTTGGGCCGGATCAGCATGCCGATTACCGATGATATCAAGGCTGACATTCGCCTTGATTATCGTTCCCGGCGCGGACTCGCGTTTGGGTTCGATCCCTACATCCGCTTCGGTGAAAACAAGAGAAGTTGGGCCAGAATCCGGACCTACTTATTGAAGGACGAAAATCCGGACATCAATCGCACTTCTGCGGTGCGTCCGGACATTCCCGAAAATCGTTACCGGGTTTCAATCCAGAGCCGGACGCTGTTTACCGAAGACATCTACGGGATCGCGAACATCACGAAGCTAAGCGACGAGTTCGTGCTCCAGGACTTTTTTCAGGGTGAGTTCCAGCTAAATCCGCAGCCGGACAACATCGTCGCGGTAACGAAGAGCAATCCGAATTACACGCTCACCATGCTCGGCCGTTTCCAGGCCAACGAATTCTACGAGACGACCGAGCGGTTGCCCGAAATTGTCCTCGACGTCAAACGCATGCCGATCTTCGGCGGCCCGATCTTTTACGAAGGCGAGACCGGCATCGCCGACCTCCATCGCAGCTTCGAGGAAGATTCGCCCAAGCACGATTACAGCACGCTCCGGCTCGACTCTTTCCATCAGTTCACCTTCCCGACGACACTCTTCGGCTGGCTCTCCGTCGTGCCGCGGGTCGGCTTCCGCGCGACCTACTATGACAAAACGCGCGACGTCACGAAGACGGATATCATGCCAAGCGACAACCCCTTCATCCCCGATTTCCTGAACGTCGATTTGACGGATAAGGTTGTTTTCGCCGGGAACAAATTGCGGACGGTCTTCAACGGCGGGATCGAGAGTTCATTCAAGGTAACCCGGACGTGGGACGGCGCGCAGAGCAGCGCCGTTGGTCTCGACGGTCTCAAGCACGTCATCCAGCCGTTCGTGAATTTCTCCTGGGTTTCGACGTCCGCGAACGATCCGGCGTCGATCCTGCAATTCGACCGCTACCAGCCTTCGACGCAATTGCGGCCAATCGATTTCCCGCAGTTCACCACCATAGACTCGATTGATAACTGGACCATCCTGCGCTTCGGCGTGCGCAATCGGCTCCTCACCCGGCGAGACGATTTCACGGTGAGCTGGATGGACATCGAGACCTACATGGACGTGAACTTCGATAACCCGTTCGACAAGACGCAGTATTCGAACCTGTTTAACCGGCTCAATTTCACACCGGTCCCCTGGATGTCGTTCGGCGTTTCTTCGCAGGTGCCGTTGTTCGAGAAGGGCTTCACCGAGGTCAACACCAGCATCAACGTTCAGCCAATCGCGAATCTTCAGCTCTCGTTTGCCCATCGGTATTTGAACCAGAATCCGTTTTTCGATAACAGCAGCCTCTACGTCTTCGGGGGCTTCTATCGGATCGATGACAACTGGGGCATCGGAATTTCGGAACAATACGAAGGAACCAGCGGTGTCCTCGAGCAACAACGCTATTCGATCTATCGGGATCTGACGAGTTGGGTCGCGTCGGTCGGGGCCATTATCCGCGACAATGGCGGGGTAAAAGAATACGGCGTTCTCCTGACCTTCACTTTGAAAGCGCTGCCGAAGTTTAGCTTCGATCTTAACTTCGATCCGGGCGGCGCCGAACAAACGCAATAA